The Pseudodesulfovibrio sp. zrk46 genome contains a region encoding:
- a CDS encoding sensor domain-containing diguanylate cyclase — protein sequence MGDKKNISRVEELERLLEEQHLLADAAFEALGLFDEDLNCLVANKATEEVFGYTQEELLTMNALDVLAEESHATVMENAKLEINDPYEVIGKRKGGATFPAEIRSGCVMLGGKPVRAGAIRDISRSRAAEDELKAALNELEIIFATSKVGMLYLQGGRILKRCNQTMADIVGYGSPEEMDGLDMRELHLSEERYLEFGKKHFAALTNGAQLNVEYLLRRKDGSPVWCSLSGQAVDTNRPANLDLGVLWVVDDITERKAAENRLRKMATTDDLTGALNRKEFFRQVAFLSQRDQRCPAGPAVLMVDIDHFKQINDTYGHEAGDMVLQNFAEKCRELLRGDDLLARMGGEEFTIFLPGADLGGAMNVAERLRHKIANSEIETRRGVVQCSISIGVAVTSSGYLSIEELLRRADESLYESKREGRNRVSFYD from the coding sequence ATGGGGGATAAGAAGAACATATCACGCGTGGAAGAGCTGGAGCGATTGTTGGAAGAACAGCATTTGCTGGCAGATGCCGCTTTTGAAGCGTTAGGGTTATTCGATGAAGACCTCAATTGTCTGGTGGCAAACAAGGCTACGGAAGAGGTGTTCGGCTATACTCAGGAAGAATTGCTGACCATGAATGCCCTTGATGTGCTGGCCGAAGAATCTCACGCCACTGTTATGGAGAATGCCAAGCTCGAAATTAACGACCCCTATGAGGTGATAGGGAAGCGGAAGGGGGGTGCCACCTTCCCCGCTGAAATAAGAAGCGGTTGTGTCATGCTGGGCGGCAAGCCTGTTCGAGCCGGTGCCATCAGAGATATTTCCCGTTCCCGTGCAGCCGAGGACGAACTCAAAGCCGCTCTGAATGAATTGGAGATCATCTTTGCCACCAGCAAGGTGGGCATGCTGTATCTTCAGGGCGGACGAATCCTCAAGCGGTGCAACCAGACCATGGCTGATATTGTTGGCTATGGTTCTCCAGAAGAAATGGATGGGCTCGACATGCGAGAACTCCATCTCAGCGAGGAACGTTATCTCGAGTTTGGTAAAAAACATTTTGCTGCCCTGACCAACGGTGCGCAGCTGAATGTTGAGTACCTTCTTCGTCGCAAGGATGGCTCGCCTGTTTGGTGCTCCCTGTCAGGGCAGGCCGTTGATACGAACCGTCCGGCCAATCTTGATCTGGGCGTGTTGTGGGTGGTCGACGACATCACGGAACGTAAAGCCGCTGAGAATCGACTCAGGAAAATGGCGACCACCGATGATTTGACGGGAGCGCTTAATCGTAAGGAGTTCTTCCGTCAGGTTGCGTTTCTCTCCCAACGTGATCAGCGGTGTCCGGCCGGGCCTGCCGTGCTCATGGTGGATATCGACCATTTTAAGCAGATCAATGACACCTATGGGCACGAAGCCGGAGACATGGTGCTTCAGAATTTTGCCGAAAAGTGCCGTGAACTCTTGCGCGGTGATGACCTTCTGGCACGAATGGGCGGCGAGGAGTTTACCATCTTCCTGCCCGGTGCGGATCTGGGGGGCGCCATGAACGTGGCGGAACGGTTGCGCCACAAGATCGCCAATTCCGAAATCGAGACCCGAAGAGGAGTTGTTCAGTGCTCCATCAGCATCGGTGTCGCTGTAACGTCTTCAGGCTACCTGTCCATTGAGGAGCTCCTCCGCCGGGCGGATGAGAGCCTCTACGAGTCAAAGCGGGAAGGGCGTAACCGGGTCTCCTTCTACGATTAG